In Microbacterium lushaniae, the following are encoded in one genomic region:
- a CDS encoding aspartate kinase, giving the protein MALIVQKYGGSSVADAESIKRVAKRIVDTRRAGHEVVVAVSAMGDTTDELLELAGKVAPIPAPRELDMLLSSGERIAMALLAMAIHSMGFEARSFTGSQAGMITDATHGAARIVDVTPVRLREALDDGAIVIVAGFQGFNRDTRDITTLGRGGSDTTAVALAAALNADVCEIYSDVDGIFTADPRVVPRARKLDRISSEEMLELAANGAKVLYIRAVEYARRHGVLIHARSTFSSSEGTWVLDRSRTSSMIPEGVQMEEPIVAGVATDLSQAKITVIGVPDVPGKAAEIFKIIAKSGANVDMIVQNVSAAATGRTDISFTLPKTDAATALRALAADQPEVGFESLVHDDQIGKLSVVGAGMRTHSGVSATLFEALSVAGINIEMISTSEIRISVVLRGDDLAEAARAVHTAYGLDGDVEATVYAGTGR; this is encoded by the coding sequence GTGGCGCTGATCGTCCAGAAATACGGCGGTTCGTCGGTCGCCGACGCCGAGAGCATCAAGCGCGTCGCCAAACGCATCGTCGACACCCGCCGAGCCGGCCATGAGGTCGTCGTGGCCGTGAGCGCCATGGGCGACACGACCGACGAGCTGCTCGAGCTGGCGGGGAAGGTGGCACCGATCCCCGCGCCGCGGGAGCTGGACATGCTGCTCTCCAGCGGAGAGCGCATCGCCATGGCCCTCCTGGCCATGGCGATCCACTCGATGGGGTTCGAAGCGCGCTCGTTCACGGGCAGCCAGGCGGGCATGATCACGGATGCCACCCACGGGGCCGCCCGCATCGTCGACGTCACTCCGGTGCGGCTGCGCGAAGCCCTCGACGACGGCGCGATCGTCATCGTCGCCGGCTTCCAGGGATTCAACCGCGACACGCGCGACATCACCACGCTCGGCCGTGGCGGATCGGACACGACCGCCGTCGCCCTCGCGGCGGCGCTGAACGCCGACGTGTGCGAGATCTACAGCGACGTCGACGGCATCTTCACCGCAGACCCGCGCGTGGTACCGCGGGCACGGAAGCTCGACCGCATCTCCAGCGAGGAGATGCTGGAGCTCGCCGCGAACGGCGCGAAGGTCCTCTACATCCGCGCCGTCGAGTATGCACGCCGCCATGGCGTGCTGATCCACGCCCGGTCCACATTCAGCTCGAGCGAGGGCACGTGGGTGCTCGACCGCTCCCGCACGTCCAGCATGATCCCCGAGGGAGTCCAGATGGAAGAGCCCATCGTCGCCGGCGTCGCCACCGACCTCAGCCAGGCGAAGATCACCGTGATCGGCGTACCCGATGTCCCCGGCAAGGCCGCGGAGATCTTCAAGATCATCGCCAAATCCGGCGCGAACGTCGACATGATCGTGCAGAACGTCTCGGCAGCGGCGACCGGCCGCACCGACATCTCCTTCACCCTGCCCAAGACGGATGCGGCGACCGCGCTGCGCGCCCTCGCCGCGGACCAGCCCGAGGTCGGATTCGAAAGCCTCGTGCACGACGACCAGATCGGCAAGCTCTCCGTCGTGGGCGCGGGCATGCGCACGCACTCGGGCGTCTCGGCGACCCTGTTCGAGGCGCTGAGCGTGGCCGGCATCAACATCGAGATGATCTCCACGTCCGAGATCCGCATCTCCGTCGTGCTCCGCGGCGATGACCTGGCCGAGGCCGCGCGCGCCGTGCACACCGCGTACGGCCTGGACGGCGACGTCGAGGCGACGGTCTACGCCGGCACCGGCCGCTGA
- a CDS encoding sugar ABC transporter substrate-binding protein: MTTLTRKIMALGAAAAVALSLGGCAVTTGNPASDGDTEREKKDEYRVAYIARAQADSFAAWLANEMKAAAEDYDDITLEVFDGQADDEVENRMIENAIANKFDAIIVQPNNGDAQSPYIQQAIDAGIVTITTNPRVEGLNGGDSVDANPYDQGAVVAQLALEQVPENAKVVVLTGPAGNFHSTARRDAWQKEFFDQRPDVTIVAEDTANWNKDEALTLMEDWSLANSEIDAIISMNDNMAAGALEALKGKSNFEGILAYGVDGTPEATLLIQEGLLTASTLQNARELAELNIKSVHELLTGEKDEINVDIGNPLITSDNVQEYIDLYLEAGLL; the protein is encoded by the coding sequence ATGACGACTCTTACCCGCAAGATCATGGCGCTGGGAGCGGCCGCGGCCGTGGCCCTGAGCCTCGGCGGCTGCGCCGTGACCACCGGCAACCCCGCCTCCGACGGCGACACCGAGCGCGAGAAGAAGGACGAGTACCGCGTCGCGTACATCGCCCGCGCGCAGGCCGACTCGTTCGCCGCATGGCTGGCCAACGAGATGAAGGCCGCAGCCGAGGACTACGACGACATCACCCTCGAGGTGTTCGACGGCCAGGCCGACGACGAGGTCGAGAACCGGATGATCGAGAACGCGATCGCCAACAAGTTCGACGCCATCATCGTCCAGCCCAACAACGGCGACGCGCAGAGCCCGTACATCCAGCAGGCCATCGACGCCGGCATCGTGACCATCACGACCAACCCGCGCGTGGAGGGTCTCAACGGTGGCGACTCCGTCGACGCGAACCCCTACGACCAGGGCGCCGTCGTCGCGCAGCTGGCGCTGGAGCAGGTGCCCGAGAACGCGAAGGTCGTCGTCCTCACCGGCCCGGCCGGCAACTTCCACAGCACCGCGCGTCGCGACGCGTGGCAGAAGGAGTTCTTCGACCAGCGCCCCGACGTGACGATCGTCGCCGAGGACACCGCGAACTGGAACAAGGATGAAGCGCTGACCCTCATGGAGGACTGGTCGCTGGCCAACTCCGAGATCGACGCCATCATCTCGATGAACGACAACATGGCCGCCGGTGCGTTGGAAGCGCTCAAGGGCAAGTCGAACTTCGAGGGCATCCTCGCCTACGGCGTGGACGGGACCCCCGAGGCGACCCTGCTGATCCAGGAGGGTCTGCTGACCGCCTCGACGCTGCAGAACGCGCGCGAGCTGGCCGAACTCAACATCAAGTCGGTGCACGAGCTGCTCACCGGCGAGAAGGATGAGATCAACGTCGACATCGGCAACCCGCTGATCACGTCCGACAACGTGCAGGAGTACATCGACCTCTACCTCGAGGCCGGCCTCCTCTGA
- a CDS encoding aspartate-semialdehyde dehydrogenase — translation MTRISDSGLSVAVVGATGQVGGAMLDILEERGFPVRELRAFATARSAGSDVIFQGKAVIVEDVATAELGGIDIALFSAGATGSRAHAPRFAEAGALVIDNSSAWRMDPDVPLVVSEVNPHAISEARKGIIANPNCTTMAAMPVLKVLDGEAGLERLIVSTYQAVSGSGQAGVQELLGQVEGVLAQGDVERLARDGSALDFPQPEKYIAPIAFDVIPFAGNLVDDGSNETDEEKKLRNESRKILELPELRVSGTCVRVPVFTGHSLSINAEFAREITPEHARAVLSSAPGVKLEEVPTPLQAAGTDPSYVGRIRADQSAPEGKGLALFISNDNLRKGAALNAVQIAEIVAARMGAGA, via the coding sequence ATGACCCGCATCTCCGATTCAGGACTCTCCGTCGCCGTCGTGGGCGCCACCGGCCAGGTCGGCGGTGCGATGCTCGACATCCTCGAGGAGCGCGGATTCCCCGTCCGCGAGCTGCGCGCCTTCGCCACCGCGCGCTCGGCCGGTTCCGACGTCATCTTCCAGGGCAAGGCCGTCATCGTCGAAGACGTCGCCACCGCCGAGCTGGGCGGCATCGACATCGCGCTCTTCTCCGCCGGCGCGACCGGATCGCGCGCGCACGCCCCCCGGTTCGCGGAGGCAGGGGCGCTCGTGATCGACAACTCCAGCGCGTGGCGCATGGACCCCGACGTGCCGCTCGTGGTGAGCGAGGTCAACCCGCACGCCATCTCCGAGGCGCGCAAGGGCATCATCGCCAACCCCAACTGCACGACGATGGCGGCGATGCCCGTGCTCAAGGTGCTCGACGGCGAAGCGGGCCTGGAGCGGCTGATCGTCAGCACGTACCAGGCGGTGAGCGGATCGGGCCAGGCCGGCGTGCAGGAGCTGCTGGGCCAGGTCGAGGGCGTGCTCGCGCAGGGCGACGTCGAGCGCCTGGCACGGGACGGCTCCGCGCTGGATTTCCCGCAGCCCGAGAAGTACATCGCCCCGATCGCCTTCGACGTCATCCCGTTCGCGGGCAACCTCGTCGACGACGGCTCGAACGAGACCGATGAGGAGAAGAAGCTCCGCAACGAAAGCCGGAAGATCCTCGAGCTCCCCGAGCTGCGCGTCTCCGGCACGTGCGTGCGCGTCCCCGTTTTCACGGGTCACTCCCTCAGCATCAACGCCGAGTTCGCGCGCGAGATCACACCTGAGCACGCCCGCGCCGTGCTCTCCTCGGCCCCCGGCGTGAAGCTGGAGGAAGTACCCACGCCGCTGCAGGCCGCGGGCACCGATCCCAGCTATGTCGGCCGCATCCGCGCCGATCAGTCCGCCCCCGAGGGCAAGGGGCTCGCGCTGTTCATCAGCAACGACAACCTGCGCAAGGGCGCGGCCCTCAACGCGGTGCAGATCGCCGAGATCGTCGCGGCCCGCATGGGCGCCGGAGCCTGA
- a CDS encoding sugar-binding transcriptional regulator: MRAQTSIGESAVADRALLGMVARLYYLEDLPRVDIAERLGISRFKVARLLTRAREEGVVTIAVHDHGLPDPLLSEELRIALGLQECHVVRSHGTRDNVRQQLGAAAAEVLSTTLSDDEVLGLTWGRSLTATTSQLTSLPRVTVVQLTGFVSGEMGASPVELVREASQRAGGAVYPIFSPLFVKDAETADSLKQHPDIQQALRLFPQVTTAVVSVGSWNPPVTQVREVLAPDDVAHATALGCVADVAGILVREDGSLVDPEFQRRTVSISHEELHAVPRVMAVAGGAEKAQAIRAIAKAGLMTSLVTDHALAESALAAIRGE, encoded by the coding sequence TTGCGCGCTCAAACGAGCATCGGCGAGAGTGCCGTCGCCGATCGCGCGCTTCTCGGCATGGTCGCGCGGCTCTACTACCTCGAAGACCTCCCCCGGGTCGACATCGCCGAGCGCCTCGGCATCTCGCGGTTCAAGGTCGCCCGCCTCCTCACGCGCGCGCGCGAGGAGGGGGTGGTCACCATCGCCGTGCACGACCACGGCCTGCCCGACCCCCTGCTCAGCGAGGAACTGCGGATCGCCCTGGGCCTGCAGGAGTGCCATGTCGTGCGTTCGCACGGCACGCGCGACAACGTGCGGCAGCAGCTGGGCGCCGCGGCGGCGGAGGTGCTCAGCACGACGCTCTCGGATGACGAGGTGCTGGGGCTGACGTGGGGCCGCTCCCTCACCGCGACGACCTCGCAGCTGACGTCCCTGCCGCGGGTCACCGTGGTGCAGCTGACCGGGTTCGTCAGCGGCGAGATGGGGGCTTCGCCCGTCGAACTCGTCCGGGAGGCATCCCAGCGCGCGGGTGGCGCGGTGTATCCGATCTTCTCGCCCCTGTTCGTCAAGGATGCCGAGACCGCCGACAGCCTGAAACAGCACCCCGACATCCAGCAGGCCCTGCGCCTGTTCCCCCAGGTCACCACCGCTGTGGTCTCCGTGGGCAGCTGGAACCCGCCCGTCACGCAGGTGCGCGAGGTGCTGGCACCCGACGACGTCGCCCACGCCACCGCGCTCGGGTGCGTCGCCGACGTCGCCGGCATCCTCGTCCGCGAGGACGGCTCCCTCGTCGATCCGGAGTTCCAGCGGCGCACGGTGTCGATCTCGCACGAAGAGCTGCACGCCGTCCCGCGCGTCATGGCCGTCGCCGGGGGCGCCGAGAAGGCGCAGGCGATCCGGGCCATCGCCAAGGCCGGCCTGATGACCAGCCTCGTCACCGATCACGCACTCGCCGAGAGCGCCCTCGCGGCGATCCGAGGCGAGTGA
- a CDS encoding sugar ABC transporter ATP-binding protein has protein sequence MSDTLLSVRGVSKSFPGVKALDDVSFEVRPGTVHALCGENGAGKSTLMKIINGIYQPDTGEIRVRGEAVRIRNPIEARAQGIAMIAQELNYVPEMTIAESFFLGRLPMKFGKIDWRHIRREARRILKEEGLDFSINRRLSTLTVSEIQTLEIVRAVYHSADVLIMDEPTSAIAHKEVESLFAKIRALRAEGKSIIYISHKMDEVFELADDISVLRDGAVVSSQRADAITSAQVIAQMVGRDLDHQSYPKERIEIGSTVFRASGLSSRHLFENIDLEIKAGEIVGLAGLIGAGRSEVVRAVFGLDSLDAGTIEIDGKQADMSTPRKAIANGVAMLSEDRRLVGIIPKLSIKKNATLASLRKVIYGGFAHPRKEDKLVEEYFSKMNVKAPSTETRIESLSGGNQQKVLLARWLIADPKVLLLDEPTRGIDVGAKYEIYKIMTELARQGRGILMISSELPELIGMCDRIYVMSGGRLTAELEPPQFSQETILKFAMNEIEVA, from the coding sequence ATGAGCGACACGCTGCTCTCGGTCCGGGGTGTCTCCAAGTCGTTCCCCGGCGTCAAAGCTCTCGATGACGTCTCCTTCGAGGTGCGTCCGGGCACCGTCCACGCGCTGTGCGGGGAGAACGGTGCCGGCAAGTCGACCCTGATGAAGATCATCAACGGCATCTACCAGCCCGACACCGGCGAGATCCGCGTGCGCGGCGAAGCGGTGCGTATCCGCAACCCCATCGAGGCGCGCGCGCAGGGCATCGCGATGATCGCACAGGAGCTCAACTACGTCCCGGAGATGACGATCGCGGAGAGCTTCTTCCTCGGACGCCTGCCGATGAAGTTCGGCAAGATCGACTGGCGGCACATCCGCCGCGAGGCCCGTCGCATCCTGAAGGAGGAAGGCCTCGACTTCTCCATCAACCGGCGACTGAGCACGCTCACGGTGTCGGAGATCCAGACGCTGGAGATCGTGCGGGCCGTCTACCACAGCGCCGACGTGCTGATCATGGACGAGCCGACATCGGCGATCGCCCACAAAGAGGTCGAGTCGCTCTTCGCCAAGATCCGCGCGCTGCGCGCCGAAGGCAAATCGATCATCTACATCTCGCACAAGATGGACGAGGTCTTCGAGCTGGCCGACGACATCAGCGTGCTGCGGGACGGCGCCGTCGTCAGCTCTCAGCGCGCCGACGCCATCACCTCGGCGCAGGTCATCGCGCAGATGGTCGGCCGCGACCTGGACCACCAGTCCTACCCGAAGGAGCGCATCGAGATCGGTTCCACGGTCTTCCGCGCCTCCGGCCTGTCCAGCCGTCACCTGTTCGAGAACATCGACCTGGAGATCAAGGCCGGGGAGATCGTGGGCCTCGCCGGCCTCATCGGCGCCGGACGCAGCGAAGTGGTCAGGGCCGTCTTCGGACTGGACTCGCTGGATGCCGGGACGATCGAGATCGACGGCAAGCAGGCCGACATGTCCACCCCGCGCAAGGCGATCGCCAACGGCGTCGCGATGCTGTCGGAGGACCGGCGCCTGGTCGGCATCATCCCGAAGCTGAGCATCAAGAAGAACGCCACGCTCGCGAGCCTGCGCAAGGTGATCTACGGCGGCTTCGCCCACCCGCGCAAGGAGGACAAGCTCGTCGAGGAGTACTTCTCCAAGATGAACGTCAAGGCGCCCAGCACCGAGACACGCATCGAGTCCCTCAGCGGTGGCAATCAGCAGAAGGTGCTGCTCGCGCGGTGGCTCATCGCCGACCCCAAGGTGCTGCTGCTGGACGAACCGACCCGCGGCATCGACGTGGGTGCGAAGTACGAGATCTACAAGATCATGACCGAGCTCGCCCGGCAGGGGCGCGGCATCCTCATGATCTCCTCCGAACTGCCTGAGCTGATCGGGATGTGCGACCGGATCTACGTCATGTCGGGCGGGCGCCTGACGGCGGAGCTGGAGCCCCCGCAGTTCTCGCAGGAGACGATTCTGAAATTCGCCATGAACGAAATCGAGGTGGCCTGA
- a CDS encoding NAD(P)-dependent alcohol dehydrogenase, with product MTEIPRTMNASVLTEVQSITIEQRPVPEVAPDEVLVQVAAVGVCGSDVHYYEHGRIGDFVVDAPIILGHELSGRIVAVGADVDPARVGRRVAVEPQRPCRVCDFCKSGAYNLCPKMEFFATPPIDGAFCEYVTIQADFAFDIPDSISDNAAALMEPLSVGIAAAQKGGVKVGDRVLVAGGGPIGIIAAQVARAFGASEVIVSDINPARRELALRYGVTRVVDPTAESLDGLNAHVFIDASGAAPAIRAGIRATRPGGTVVLVGSADEIPFSVPDVAMREINVTGIFRYTGTWPIARTLVESGQVDLDSLVTHVFGLEQVEEALTGDGALDSLKRIVRPGVAQVADPVAAARGEA from the coding sequence ATGACCGAGATCCCCCGAACCATGAACGCCAGCGTCCTCACCGAGGTCCAGTCCATCACGATCGAGCAGCGTCCCGTTCCCGAGGTCGCACCCGACGAGGTCCTCGTCCAGGTCGCCGCCGTCGGCGTGTGCGGTTCGGACGTGCACTACTACGAGCACGGCCGGATCGGCGATTTCGTCGTGGATGCGCCGATCATCCTCGGGCACGAGCTGAGCGGGCGCATCGTCGCGGTCGGCGCCGACGTCGACCCGGCTCGGGTCGGCCGACGCGTGGCGGTCGAGCCCCAGCGGCCCTGCCGCGTGTGCGACTTCTGCAAGTCCGGCGCCTACAACCTGTGCCCCAAGATGGAGTTCTTCGCCACGCCCCCCATCGACGGCGCCTTCTGCGAGTACGTGACCATCCAGGCCGACTTCGCCTTCGACATCCCCGACTCGATCAGCGACAACGCCGCAGCGCTCATGGAGCCGCTGTCGGTCGGCATCGCCGCCGCTCAGAAGGGCGGCGTCAAGGTCGGCGACCGCGTCCTCGTCGCCGGTGGCGGACCGATCGGGATCATCGCCGCGCAGGTGGCGCGCGCCTTCGGGGCGAGCGAGGTCATCGTCTCCGACATCAACCCCGCGCGTCGCGAGCTCGCGCTGCGCTACGGAGTGACGCGGGTCGTGGACCCCACCGCCGAGTCGCTGGACGGCCTGAACGCCCACGTGTTCATCGACGCCTCCGGTGCGGCGCCGGCGATCCGGGCCGGAATCCGCGCCACGCGCCCCGGGGGCACCGTCGTCCTCGTCGGCAGCGCGGATGAGATCCCGTTCTCGGTGCCCGATGTCGCGATGCGCGAGATCAACGTCACGGGCATCTTCCGCTACACCGGCACGTGGCCGATCGCCCGCACGCTCGTCGAGTCCGGTCAGGTCGACCTGGACTCGCTCGTGACCCACGTCTTCGGCCTCGAGCAGGTCGAGGAGGCCCTCACCGGAGACGGCGCGCTGGACAGCCTCAAGCGCATCGTGCGCCCCGGTGTGGCGCAGGTGGCGGACCCGGTGGCTGCGGCGCGGGGTGAGGCATGA
- the recR gene encoding recombination mediator RecR has protein sequence MYDGIVQDLIDEFGRLPGIGPKSAQRITFHILQSPSFDVSHLARLLAEVREKVRFCEVCGNVSEQDRCSICRDPRRNETLICVVEDAKDVAAIERTREFRGLYHVLGGAISPIAGVGPDDLRITQLMQRLADGKVQEVILATNPNLEGEATATYLSRLLHTLEIRVTRLASGLPVGGDLEYADEVTLGRAFEGRRTL, from the coding sequence ATGTACGACGGCATCGTGCAAGACCTCATCGACGAATTCGGCCGGCTGCCGGGCATCGGCCCGAAGTCGGCGCAGCGGATCACGTTCCACATCCTCCAGTCGCCGTCCTTCGACGTGTCGCACCTGGCCCGTCTGCTCGCCGAAGTGCGCGAGAAGGTGCGGTTCTGCGAAGTGTGCGGCAACGTGTCCGAGCAGGATCGCTGCTCGATCTGCCGCGATCCGCGCCGCAACGAGACCCTCATCTGCGTCGTCGAAGACGCCAAGGACGTCGCAGCCATCGAGCGCACGCGCGAGTTCCGCGGGCTGTACCACGTGCTGGGCGGGGCGATCAGCCCCATCGCCGGCGTCGGTCCCGACGACCTGCGCATCACCCAGCTCATGCAGCGCCTGGCCGACGGGAAGGTGCAGGAGGTCATCCTCGCCACCAACCCCAACCTCGAGGGCGAGGCGACTGCGACCTACCTCAGCCGCCTGCTGCACACCCTCGAGATCCGCGTCACCCGTCTGGCATCAGGCCTGCCCGTCGGTGGTGACCTCGAATACGCGGATGAGGTGACCCTCGGCCGCGCGTTCGAGGGCCGTCGCACCCTGTGA
- a CDS encoding ABC transporter permease translates to MLEKLKTLELSRYSIFIILVVVLVAASMLSPNFLSTDNVFNVLRQVAVITILAYGAMTLIIGGMIDLSAGAVMAFAGVTSVIVYKSTGNLLFGVLAGIAIGMICNLINAFLVATLRTPAFIVTLGMMLMARGAVLELTQGQNVLQLGDFILIGQGNLGWLPIPVLILIVVTIVIWYLMNQTRYGRSVYAVGGNEEAARAAGIAVEKVKYQAFLVNGALVGIAGVIFMSRVNAGLPNAGIGYELQAITAPIIGGTSFSGGVGTVFGTLAGALIVGVLGNIMNLIGIGSYVQQIVMGLIIVVAVAYDVFSKRGKARTTILKSDAKGETLPTAREGTVPAGGGTAGS, encoded by the coding sequence GTGCTGGAAAAGCTGAAAACCCTGGAACTCAGCCGCTACTCCATATTCATCATCCTCGTGGTGGTGCTGGTAGCGGCGAGCATGCTGAGCCCGAACTTCCTCAGCACGGACAACGTGTTCAACGTGCTGCGTCAGGTCGCGGTCATCACGATCCTCGCCTACGGCGCGATGACCCTGATCATCGGCGGCATGATCGACCTGTCCGCAGGAGCGGTCATGGCCTTCGCAGGCGTGACGTCGGTGATCGTCTACAAGTCCACCGGCAATCTCCTGTTCGGTGTGCTCGCGGGCATCGCCATCGGCATGATCTGCAACCTCATCAACGCGTTCCTCGTGGCCACGCTGCGCACGCCGGCATTCATCGTGACCCTCGGCATGATGCTGATGGCCCGTGGCGCGGTGCTGGAACTGACGCAGGGCCAGAACGTCCTGCAGCTGGGGGATTTCATCCTCATCGGCCAGGGGAACCTCGGCTGGCTGCCGATCCCCGTGCTGATCCTCATCGTCGTCACGATCGTCATCTGGTACCTCATGAACCAGACCCGCTACGGCCGCTCGGTGTACGCCGTCGGCGGTAACGAGGAGGCCGCGCGGGCGGCGGGCATCGCGGTGGAGAAGGTGAAGTACCAGGCGTTCCTGGTCAACGGCGCGCTCGTGGGCATCGCCGGTGTCATCTTCATGTCGCGCGTGAACGCGGGGCTTCCCAACGCCGGAATCGGCTACGAGCTCCAGGCGATCACCGCTCCCATCATCGGTGGCACGAGCTTCTCCGGTGGTGTCGGCACCGTCTTCGGCACCCTGGCCGGAGCCCTCATCGTCGGCGTGCTGGGCAACATCATGAACCTCATCGGGATCGGCTCCTACGTGCAGCAGATCGTGATGGGCCTCATCATCGTCGTCGCCGTCGCGTACGACGTCTTCAGCAAGCGGGGCAAGGCCCGCACGACGATCCTCAAGTCCGACGCGAAGGGCGAGACCCTGCCCACCGCGCGGGAAGGAACAGTTCCAGCTGGAGGTGGGACAGCCGGATCCTGA
- a CDS encoding SDR family NAD(P)-dependent oxidoreductase yields MSVIDKFSLQGRTALVTGATRGLGHAFATALAEAGADVVVHGRDQAAAETVRDEIEALGRKAYVVLGDLTEAGGAQQVVDESIAAAGAIDVLVNNAGACIHRPALEVTDDEWSYVMDTNVTALWRMSQAVGRHMVERRSGSIVNVGSISGMIVNRPQMQPAYNASKAAVHQLTKSLAAEWAPLGVRVNALAPGYIKTDMSPVDEPQFRRMWIEDAPQQRYATPDELGPAMVFLASDAASFMSGTVLVVDGGYTLF; encoded by the coding sequence GTGTCCGTCATCGACAAGTTCTCCCTCCAGGGCCGCACCGCCCTGGTCACCGGCGCCACGCGCGGCCTCGGCCATGCGTTCGCCACGGCTCTGGCCGAAGCCGGCGCCGACGTCGTCGTCCACGGGCGCGATCAGGCTGCCGCCGAAACCGTCCGCGACGAGATCGAGGCGCTCGGGCGCAAGGCCTACGTCGTGCTCGGCGACTTGACCGAGGCCGGCGGCGCCCAGCAGGTCGTCGACGAGTCCATCGCGGCGGCGGGCGCCATCGACGTCCTCGTGAACAACGCGGGTGCCTGCATCCACCGCCCCGCACTCGAGGTGACCGACGACGAGTGGTCGTACGTCATGGACACCAACGTCACGGCCCTGTGGCGCATGTCGCAGGCCGTGGGGCGACACATGGTGGAGCGCCGCTCGGGCTCGATCGTCAACGTCGGGTCGATCTCGGGCATGATCGTCAACCGGCCGCAGATGCAGCCGGCCTACAACGCCTCCAAGGCCGCCGTGCACCAGCTCACCAAGTCGCTCGCGGCGGAGTGGGCGCCCCTGGGCGTGCGCGTGAACGCTCTGGCCCCCGGCTACATCAAGACCGACATGTCGCCCGTGGACGAGCCTCAGTTCCGCCGCATGTGGATCGAGGATGCCCCGCAGCAGCGGTATGCGACCCCCGACGAGCTCGGCCCCGCGATGGTGTTCCTCGCCTCCGACGCGGCGAGCTTCATGTCGGGCACCGTGCTGGTCGTGGACGGCGGATACACGCTGTTCTGA
- a CDS encoding DMT family transporter: MNAAARFTPRGWLLFATMAVLWGMPYLFIKQAVDSFSPPAVVCIRTLGAAIILLPFALRRGALREAWRAWPWVLLFGLLEMAGPFLLLSHAELTLSSGLTGLLVATVPLFAALIAFAGGDRSALRPARVVGLAVGFAGVAVIVAGPGLDQSAGVGGLIAAGEVLLVAVCYSIAPFVVTTRLRHVPPLGTVTLSLLLVGVGYLPAALLTQRTVPTPTSVASIVALTVLCTAVALLAFFALIKEVGPARAPLFTYVNPVIAIALGVLILGEPLTWG; this comes from the coding sequence GTGAACGCAGCCGCGCGGTTCACCCCGCGCGGCTGGCTGCTGTTCGCCACGATGGCGGTGCTGTGGGGGATGCCCTACCTGTTCATCAAGCAGGCGGTCGATTCCTTCTCGCCACCGGCGGTCGTGTGCATCCGCACACTCGGCGCGGCCATCATCCTCCTCCCGTTCGCGCTGCGCCGCGGTGCGCTGCGCGAGGCGTGGCGCGCATGGCCGTGGGTCCTCCTCTTCGGGCTCCTCGAGATGGCGGGACCCTTCCTTCTGCTCAGTCATGCCGAACTCACGCTGTCGTCGGGGTTGACCGGCCTGCTCGTGGCGACGGTCCCGCTGTTCGCCGCCCTCATCGCGTTCGCCGGGGGCGACCGCAGCGCGCTGCGACCCGCGCGGGTGGTCGGGCTCGCCGTCGGATTCGCCGGGGTGGCGGTGATCGTGGCCGGCCCGGGCCTGGATCAGTCCGCCGGCGTCGGCGGCCTGATCGCGGCGGGGGAGGTGCTCCTCGTTGCTGTGTGCTACTCGATCGCGCCGTTCGTGGTGACCACGCGTCTGCGTCACGTACCGCCGCTGGGCACCGTCACGCTGTCGCTGCTGCTGGTGGGCGTCGGCTACCTGCCGGCGGCCCTGCTCACCCAGCGCACCGTGCCCACTCCCACCAGCGTCGCGTCGATCGTCGCGCTGACGGTGCTGTGCACCGCGGTCGCGTTGCTGGCGTTCTTCGCGCTCATCAAAGAGGTCGGTCCGGCGCGCGCGCCGCTGTTCACGTACGTCAACCCGGTGATCGCGATCGCGCTGGGTGTCCTCATCCTCGGTGAGCCGCTGACCTGGGGGTGA